Proteins from one Telopea speciosissima isolate NSW1024214 ecotype Mountain lineage chromosome 1, Tspe_v1, whole genome shotgun sequence genomic window:
- the LOC122665252 gene encoding tubby-like F-box protein 8: MSFRSIVRDVKDSFGSLSRRSFEVRLSGHHRGKSQGSVHELHDQPVVIQHSRWATLPPELLRDVIKRLEASESTWPSRKHVVACAAVCRSWREMCREIVMSPEFSGKLTFPVSLKQPGPRDGSIQCFIKRDKANLSYHLFLCLSPALLVENGKFLLSAKRNRRTTCTEYIISMDADNISRSSSTYIGKLRSNFLGTKFIIYDTQPPYSGAHVSPPGRTSRRFYSKKVSPKVPTGSYNIAQVTYELNVLGTRGPRRMHCMMHSIPASALGAGGSVPGQPELLPPRSLEDTFGSISFSKSIDQSGEFSSARFSDIVGSHDNDEDNKERPLVLRNKAPRWHEQLQCWCLNFRGRVTVASVKNFQLIAATQPAAGAPTPSQPAPPSSDHDKIILQFGKVGKDMFTMDYRYPLSAFQAFAICLSSFDTKLACE; encoded by the exons ATGTCGTTCCGTAGCATAGTCCGTGATGTAAAGGATAGTTTTGGGAGTTTATCCAGGCGGAGTTTTGAGGTCAGGCTTTCGGGTCATCATAGGGGAAAATCCCAGGGTTCAGTCCATGAATTGCATGACCAGCCTGTTGTAATCCAGCATAGTCGTTGGGCTACCCTTCCTCCAGAACTGCTCCGTGATGTGATTAAGAGGTTGGAGGCAAGTGAGAGCACCTGGCCATCACGCAAGCATGTTGTTGCATGTGCCGCAGTTTGCAGGTCATGGAGAGAGATGTGCAGAGAGATTGTTATGAGTCCTGAGTTCTCTGGCAAGCTTACCTTTCCAGTCTCCCTTAAACAG CCTGGGCCTCGTGATGGAAGCATTCAGTGCTTCATCAAGCGGGACAAAGCCAACTTAAGTTACCACCTTTTTCTGTGCCTTAGTCCTG CTTTACTTGTCGAAAATGGGAAATTTCTTCTCTCTGCGAAGAGGAATCGGCGAACTACTTGCACAGAGTATATTATATCCATGGATGCTGATAATATATCAAGATCAAGCAGCACCTACATTGGGAAGCTGAG GTCAAATTTCCTTGGCACAAAATTCATAATTTATGACACCCAACCTCCCTATAGTGGCGCCCATGTCTCCCCACCTGGCCGGACAAGCCGGAGGTTCTACTCCAAGAAAGTGTCCCCGAAGGTCCCAACAGGGAGCTATAACATTGCTCAGGTTACTTATGAGCTAAATGTACTGGGCACTCGTGGCCCACGTCGGATGCACTGCATGATGCACTCAATCCCTGCCTCAGCTCTTGGTGCTGGTGGATCTGTTCCAGGCCAGCCAGAGCTACTCCCTCCTCGTTCCCTTGAGGATACGTTTGGGAGCATCTCCTTCTCGAAGTCTATTGATCAGTCTGGTGAGTTCAGCAGTGCACGGTTCTCAGACATTGTTGGATCCCATGACAACGATGAAGACAACAAGGAGAGGCCATTGGTTCTCCGAAACAAGGCCCCAAGGTGGCATGAGCAGTTACAGTGTTGGTGCTTGAATTTCCGTGGGCGGGTAACAGTTGCCTCGGTTAAGAACTTCCAGCTGATTGCTGCTACACAGCCCGCAGCTGGTGCACCAACACCATCCCAGCCAGCACCACCGTCATCGGATCATGACAAGATCATCCTGCAGTTCGGCAAGGTTGGGAAGGACATGTTCACCATGGATTACCGCTACCCTTTGTCTGCGTTTCAAGCCTTTGCAATCTGCTTGAGCAGCTTTGACACCAAGTTGGCATGTGAATAg